From Phragmites australis chromosome 5, lpPhrAust1.1, whole genome shotgun sequence, a single genomic window includes:
- the LOC133917738 gene encoding zinc finger CCCH domain-containing protein 43-like → MENLDELEVMFQHINVTGASSVIPGAPTNAAPIEVGDDSTEGEDDATIVDDEKKGGKRKINNDLPQNPKKKGRNPMVRQVTRLIDVISTGKTKNAQKVEDDIIELIEQAVNAGAYEGSDEHFMATKLFIKQEYRAVFKSFKTNEGKVAWLKRMYEERKRD, encoded by the coding sequence ATGGAGAACCTAGATGAGCTTGAAGTTATGTTTCAACATATCAATGTCACGGGTGCATCTTCGGTCATTCCAGGTGCTCCTACAAATGCAGCTCCCATTGAGGTTGGTGATGATTCTACGGAGGGTGAAGATGATGCTACCATTGTAGACGATGAAAAAAAGGGAGGAAAGCGTAAGATTAATAATGACCTTCCACAAAACCCTAAGAAGAAGGGTAGGAATCCCATGGTTAGGCAAGTGACACGTCTTATTGATGTGATTTCTACCGGCAAAACGAAGAATGCTCAAAAGGTTGAGGATGATATCATAGAGCTCATTGAACAAGCCGTGAATGCGGGAGCCTATGAAGGAAGCGATGAACACTTTATGGCCACCAAGCTTTTTATCAAGCAAGAATACCGTGCAGTGTTTAAATCCTTTAAAACTAATGAAGGAAAGGTGGCTTGGCTCAAGAGGATGTACGAAGAGAGGAAAAGGGACTAG